In Thauera sedimentorum, the following are encoded in one genomic region:
- a CDS encoding sodium:solute symporter family protein, with the protein MDLQTLTYLVVGASFALYIGIAIWARAGSTSDFYVAGGGVHPVTNGMATAADWMSAASFISMAGLISNMGYGGGLFLMGWTGGYVLLAMLLAPYLRKFGKFTVPQFIGDRFYSKTASTVAVLCLLTASITYIIGQMTGVGVAFSRFLGVSNEVGIYVGMGIVFMYAVFGGMKGITYTQVAQYMVLILAYTVPAVFISLQLTGNPLPQLGLGSDIAGTSVSLLDKLNLVVKDLGFSEYTSSVPGSYLNMFVYTMSLMIGTAGLPHVIVRFFTVPKVKDARSSAGWALVFIAILYTTAPAVAAMAKLNLIATTNTAVGLERSADGRMVTNAEAIMANKDLYAADASLVYEERPGWMKRWEQTGLLKWEDKNGDGRIQYYNDKSKNADAVAKAEQAGWKGNELTVNADIIVLANPEIALLPNWVIALVAAGGLAAALSTAAGLLLAISSAVSHDLVKNVFVPDLSEKGELMTGKVAMAGAIVVAGYLGLNPPGFAAGTVALAFGIAASSLFPAIMMGIFSKKMNKEGAIAGMLAGLFITLFYVFAHKGIFFIKGTDYLGLIGGANSFFGITPEAFGAIGALVNFAVAFIVDKVTKEPPEHIQALVESVRIPRGAKAVDGSHAH; encoded by the coding sequence CCTTCATCTCCATGGCCGGCCTGATTTCCAACATGGGCTACGGCGGCGGCCTGTTCCTGATGGGCTGGACCGGCGGCTACGTTCTGCTGGCCATGCTGCTGGCTCCGTACCTGCGCAAGTTCGGCAAGTTCACCGTGCCGCAGTTCATCGGTGACCGCTTCTACTCGAAGACGGCCTCCACCGTGGCGGTGCTCTGCCTGCTGACCGCTTCCATCACCTACATCATCGGCCAGATGACCGGTGTCGGTGTGGCGTTCTCGCGCTTCCTCGGCGTGTCGAACGAAGTCGGCATCTACGTCGGTATGGGCATCGTGTTCATGTACGCCGTGTTCGGCGGCATGAAGGGCATCACCTACACCCAGGTGGCCCAGTACATGGTGCTGATCCTGGCCTACACCGTTCCGGCCGTGTTCATCTCCCTGCAGCTCACCGGCAACCCGCTGCCGCAGCTCGGCCTGGGTTCCGACATCGCCGGCACCAGCGTGTCGCTGCTCGACAAGCTGAACCTGGTGGTCAAGGACCTCGGCTTCAGCGAGTACACCAGCTCCGTTCCGGGCTCCTACCTGAACATGTTCGTGTACACCATGTCGCTGATGATCGGTACCGCCGGTCTGCCGCACGTGATCGTGCGCTTCTTCACCGTTCCGAAGGTGAAGGACGCCCGTAGCTCCGCCGGTTGGGCCCTGGTGTTCATCGCCATTCTCTACACCACCGCTCCGGCCGTGGCGGCGATGGCCAAGCTGAACCTGATCGCCACCACCAACACCGCGGTTGGCCTGGAGCGCAGCGCCGATGGCCGCATGGTCACCAACGCCGAAGCGATCATGGCCAACAAGGACCTGTACGCGGCTGATGCCAGCCTGGTGTACGAAGAGCGTCCGGGCTGGATGAAGCGCTGGGAGCAGACCGGCCTGCTGAAGTGGGAAGACAAGAACGGCGACGGCCGCATCCAGTACTACAACGACAAGAGCAAGAACGCCGATGCCGTTGCGAAGGCCGAACAGGCTGGCTGGAAGGGCAACGAGCTGACGGTGAACGCCGACATCATCGTGCTGGCCAACCCGGAAATCGCGCTGCTGCCGAACTGGGTGATCGCGCTGGTTGCTGCCGGTGGCCTGGCCGCCGCGCTGTCGACCGCTGCCGGCCTGCTGCTGGCGATCTCCTCGGCGGTGTCGCATGACCTGGTGAAGAACGTCTTCGTGCCGGATCTCTCCGAGAAGGGCGAACTGATGACCGGTAAGGTGGCGATGGCCGGTGCCATCGTGGTGGCGGGTTACCTGGGTCTGAACCCCCCGGGCTTCGCTGCCGGTACCGTGGCCCTGGCCTTCGGTATTGCCGCCTCCTCGCTGTTCCCGGCGATCATGATGGGCATCTTCTCCAAGAAGATGAACAAGGAAGGCGCCATCGCGGGCATGCTGGCAGGTCTGTTCATCACCCTGTTCTACGTGTTCGCTCACAAGGGCATCTTCTTCATCAAGGGCACCGACTACCTCGGCCTGATCGGTGGCGCCAACAGCTTCTTCGGCATCACGCCGGAAGCCTTCGGTGCGATCGGTGCGCTGGTGAACTTCGCCGTGGCCTTCATCGTGGATAAGGTCACCAAGGAGCCGCCGGAGCACATCCAGGCGCTGGTCGAAAGCGTTCGTATCCCGCGTGGTGCGAAGGCGGTCGACGGTTCCCACGCCCACTAA
- a CDS encoding DUF4212 domain-containing protein: MQLTDKQLAYWRRTRMLTAALLAVWFGVTFVGAYYAIALNEFELFGFPLGFYAFAQGALIVYLAIIAIYVYVMNRLDHTYGVAERR, translated from the coding sequence ATGCAGCTGACCGACAAGCAACTCGCCTACTGGCGCCGTACCCGCATGCTGACGGCCGCCCTGCTGGCGGTATGGTTCGGGGTGACCTTCGTCGGCGCCTATTACGCCATCGCGCTCAACGAGTTCGAGCTGTTCGGCTTCCCGCTGGGCTTCTACGCCTTTGCCCAGGGCGCGCTGATCGTCTACCTGGCGATCATCGCCATCTACGTCTACGTGATGAACCGCCTGGATCACACCTACGGGGTGGCCGAGCGGCGCTGA